Proteins encoded in a region of the Nitrospira sp. genome:
- the smc gene encoding chromosome segregation protein SMC has protein sequence MYLKSLDMLGFKSFAESRIEFPQGVTAIVGPNGSGKSNVVDAILWVLGEQSTKTLRSEKMEDVIFNGTELRKPLGMAEVSLIIGGLDHTALPQEGGSGLPSELTEFQELMITRRLYRNGDSEYLINKTACRLKDIRTLLMDTRAGSKGHTVIAQGQIDQILNASPQDRRELIEETAGIVRYKKQKAEALRKLDATQQNMLRVRDIIAEVKKQLNSLERQARQARTYQTLQQEARSVEIELLTREFVALRTGLKDVEAEVLSLDQQESEKAAGQARFATDLEQSRLRAIEIGESTGKIREELGRIEHQQAQALTAAEVERNRSQLFEQQQQQESHELESLANAQEELAHSLETIEASLVSLEEELLSREQAFAALDQDMERLLHQRASAVAEEERGRLDIMQLAVLVANTEQTVAQLIARMGEVSDRGTKLAAEQEELEGHRSTALTRHEALRQEYGEAGRMVATIRAQQESVQTEASNVAAEQQELDRVILQRSEELAAVDSRLQALQGVVREEMGYGREGQDEGTALKSCEGVRDAIAEWLVIPPGMDRAVEAVLGERVHGWFVDEPSVAQRAISFLREKELGRGTFIPQQPRWERAGSGSQVWWQALADQAGVVGRAVDLIQADEARTAAKDCLFDRVVIVESLDHAVRLWERQLWAGAEGPILVTLGGEVMDASGVISGGHAHAGQGLLERRREVVSLEAKRSELTAAVESDKQRRLELQGLGQSLTLQIRQLAESLRDTEMQDLSLRKDEENLRQFMADLDVRLAGIAAEIQKGIVDRQRFEQEARSAQAQLGQWLSEKAGQEASLGRVRERLTAIDQEGRVFQERVTEARLLSESLRAKQGHEQANRLRIRQQQVESEQRRQALQSHLEGLDRDIQHSQEERSRQELLCQEFGEAAARIKAQLIAAQEQQAQEMALGQSLEASLDVVRRDMSAVRDARMAVEVRRAELRTQLSAVESTLSGTYQMDPVALASGGAVPGPEAVADAGSEGAAEAVPNPLAQAPQADLKEQLQKLRERLDRMGPINLAAISEHQELDQRYTFLTTQEQDLATSINSLKEIIQRINKTTKDMFVTTFAELQQKFTEVFGQFFPGGRAELLLVDEPVGENGEGAGNQEPGVDIVAQPPGKRLKSITMLSGGEKTLTAMALLFASFLIRPTPFCLLDEIDAPLDEENIGRFTSVLREMSKNAQFLVITHNKRTMAIADSLFGVTMEQPGVSKLVSVRLGDLQPA, from the coding sequence ATGTATTTGAAATCGCTCGATATGCTGGGGTTCAAGTCATTTGCCGAATCGAGGATCGAGTTCCCGCAAGGGGTGACGGCTATCGTCGGCCCCAACGGCAGCGGCAAGAGCAACGTGGTAGACGCCATTCTCTGGGTGTTGGGCGAGCAGAGCACCAAGACGTTGCGAAGCGAGAAAATGGAAGATGTGATTTTTAACGGCACCGAATTGCGCAAGCCCCTCGGGATGGCGGAGGTCTCGCTCATCATCGGCGGACTCGATCACACGGCCCTGCCGCAGGAAGGTGGGTCGGGATTGCCGAGCGAGTTGACCGAGTTCCAAGAACTCATGATCACGCGGCGGCTCTACCGGAACGGGGACAGCGAATACCTCATCAACAAGACGGCCTGCCGGCTCAAAGATATCCGGACGCTGCTCATGGATACGCGTGCCGGCAGCAAGGGACATACGGTCATTGCCCAGGGCCAGATCGATCAGATCCTGAACGCATCGCCTCAAGACCGGCGCGAATTGATTGAAGAGACGGCCGGGATCGTCCGGTACAAAAAGCAGAAGGCCGAAGCCCTTCGCAAGCTCGACGCGACCCAGCAAAACATGTTGCGCGTCCGTGACATCATCGCGGAAGTGAAGAAACAGCTGAATTCCCTGGAGCGGCAGGCGCGGCAGGCGCGCACCTACCAGACGTTGCAACAGGAAGCGCGTTCGGTCGAGATCGAACTGCTGACCAGGGAGTTTGTCGCGTTACGGACGGGCTTGAAGGACGTCGAAGCCGAGGTGCTGAGTCTCGATCAACAAGAGTCCGAAAAGGCCGCCGGGCAGGCGCGGTTCGCGACGGATTTGGAGCAATCCCGTTTGCGGGCGATTGAAATCGGTGAGTCGACCGGTAAGATCCGCGAGGAACTGGGCCGGATCGAGCATCAGCAGGCGCAGGCGCTGACGGCGGCCGAAGTCGAGCGGAACCGGAGCCAATTGTTCGAACAGCAGCAACAGCAAGAGTCCCATGAGTTGGAAAGTCTGGCGAACGCCCAGGAGGAGTTGGCGCACTCGCTGGAAACCATCGAAGCGTCGCTGGTCTCGCTTGAAGAGGAGTTGCTGTCGCGCGAGCAGGCCTTCGCCGCGCTGGATCAAGATATGGAGCGCCTCCTGCATCAGCGAGCTTCTGCCGTGGCGGAGGAAGAGCGCGGGCGTCTCGACATTATGCAGCTGGCGGTTCTGGTGGCGAATACCGAGCAGACGGTGGCGCAGTTGATTGCCAGAATGGGCGAAGTCTCCGATCGGGGGACCAAGCTGGCCGCGGAGCAAGAAGAGCTGGAAGGTCATCGATCGACGGCGTTGACGCGCCATGAAGCCTTGAGACAGGAGTATGGCGAGGCCGGGCGCATGGTCGCCACGATTCGCGCGCAGCAAGAGAGCGTTCAAACTGAGGCGTCCAACGTGGCGGCTGAACAGCAGGAGCTCGATCGTGTCATCCTCCAGCGGTCGGAAGAGTTGGCGGCCGTCGATTCACGGTTGCAGGCGCTGCAAGGCGTCGTGCGGGAAGAAATGGGGTACGGGCGGGAAGGCCAGGATGAAGGCACGGCGCTCAAATCCTGCGAGGGAGTTCGCGATGCGATCGCCGAATGGCTCGTGATCCCTCCCGGCATGGACCGGGCGGTCGAAGCGGTCTTAGGAGAGCGTGTGCACGGGTGGTTTGTCGATGAACCGTCGGTGGCGCAGCGCGCGATTAGTTTTCTTCGGGAGAAAGAACTGGGGCGCGGGACGTTTATCCCGCAACAGCCGCGTTGGGAACGCGCCGGATCAGGGTCTCAGGTCTGGTGGCAGGCGCTCGCCGATCAGGCCGGTGTGGTGGGCAGAGCGGTCGACTTGATTCAAGCGGACGAGGCTCGCACGGCGGCGAAAGACTGTCTGTTCGATCGGGTGGTGATTGTGGAGTCGTTGGACCATGCGGTGCGATTGTGGGAACGACAGCTCTGGGCCGGGGCTGAGGGACCGATCTTGGTCACCTTGGGGGGCGAAGTAATGGATGCCTCCGGCGTCATCAGCGGCGGCCATGCCCATGCGGGGCAAGGGTTGTTGGAGCGTCGGCGCGAGGTCGTCAGCCTGGAGGCCAAGCGGAGCGAGCTCACCGCAGCGGTCGAGTCCGACAAACAGCGGCGTCTTGAGTTGCAGGGGCTCGGGCAGAGTTTGACCTTGCAGATTCGGCAGTTGGCCGAATCCCTAAGGGATACGGAAATGCAGGATTTGTCCTTACGGAAGGACGAAGAAAACCTCCGGCAATTTATGGCGGATCTCGACGTGCGTCTGGCCGGGATCGCCGCCGAGATACAAAAAGGGATCGTCGACCGGCAGCGGTTCGAACAGGAGGCGCGTTCAGCGCAGGCTCAGTTAGGGCAGTGGCTCAGCGAAAAGGCCGGGCAAGAGGCCAGTTTAGGGCGTGTGCGGGAGCGGCTGACGGCCATCGATCAAGAAGGCCGGGTGTTTCAAGAACGGGTGACGGAAGCCCGACTGCTGTCCGAAAGTCTGCGTGCCAAACAAGGGCATGAGCAGGCGAATCGTTTGCGAATCAGGCAGCAGCAAGTCGAAAGCGAACAACGTCGGCAGGCCCTGCAGAGTCACCTTGAGGGATTGGACCGTGACATTCAACACAGCCAGGAAGAACGCAGCCGCCAGGAACTGTTGTGCCAGGAATTCGGCGAGGCCGCGGCAAGGATTAAGGCGCAGTTGATTGCCGCGCAAGAACAGCAGGCTCAAGAGATGGCTCTCGGACAGTCGTTAGAGGCCAGTCTGGACGTGGTGCGTCGCGACATGTCGGCGGTGCGGGATGCGCGTATGGCGGTGGAGGTCCGGCGGGCTGAACTGCGCACGCAGTTGAGCGCGGTCGAAAGCACCTTGTCGGGAACGTATCAGATGGATCCGGTTGCGCTCGCCAGCGGCGGTGCGGTACCCGGTCCCGAGGCTGTCGCGGATGCCGGGAGCGAGGGCGCTGCTGAGGCGGTTCCGAATCCATTGGCTCAGGCGCCACAGGCTGATCTAAAGGAACAACTGCAAAAACTGCGCGAACGGCTCGACCGCATGGGGCCGATCAATCTCGCCGCGATCAGCGAGCATCAGGAACTCGACCAGCGCTATACCTTTCTCACCACTCAGGAGCAGGATCTTGCCACGTCGATCAACTCCCTCAAGGAAATTATTCAGCGGATCAACAAAACGACGAAGGACATGTTCGTGACCACCTTCGCCGAGCTTCAGCAGAAGTTCACTGAAGTCTTCGGCCAGTTTTTCCCCGGGGGACGTGCGGAGCTGCTGTTGGTCGATGAGCCGGTCGGCGAAAACGGAGAAGGCGCAGGGAATCAAGAGCCGGGTGTGGATATCGTGGCGCAGCCTCCGGGGAAGCGTTTAAAGAGCATCACGATGCTGTCCGGAGGAGAGAAGACCTTGACCGCGATGGCGCTCCTCTTCGCCAGTTTCTTGATCCGGCCGACGCCGTTTTGTCTGCTCGACGAAATCGATGCCCCGCTCGATGAGGAAAATATCGGGCGTTTCACCAGCGTGCTTCGGGAGATGTCGAAGAACGCGCAGTTCCTCGTCATTACCCATAATAAGCGCACCATGGCGATTGCCGATTCGTTGTTCGGTGTGACGATGGAACAGCCGGGCGTGTCCAAGCTGGTGTCGGTGCGGTTGGGCGATCTCCAGCCGGCCTGA
- the ispH gene encoding 4-hydroxy-3-methylbut-2-enyl diphosphate reductase yields MKIYLANPRGFCAGVDRAIDIVDLSLKKYGAPIYVRHEIVHSRHVVNSLRHKGAVFVEELSEVPEGSVVIFSAHGVAKSVWAEANQRRLHVIDATCPLVIKVHNEVNREYTQGYELILIGHAGHPEVIGTLGQIPDKFHLVSSVQDVEKLHVDNTLNLSYVTQTTLSVDECRDIVGALNKRFPNIKGPHQEDICYATQNRQNAVKELSRLVDVILVIGSPNSSNSNRLRELGEQCGIPSYLIDSASDIHPDWLKSAKAVGIAAGASAPEVLVTEVVAFLKSSGPSEVEELTVIEEDVEFLLPKELVQIESASKPAAGAAR; encoded by the coding sequence ATGAAGATATACCTTGCCAATCCGCGGGGATTTTGTGCCGGGGTCGATCGAGCGATCGATATCGTAGATCTGTCGCTCAAAAAGTACGGCGCCCCTATTTATGTTCGCCATGAAATCGTCCACAGCCGCCACGTCGTCAATTCGCTTCGCCACAAGGGCGCCGTGTTCGTGGAAGAGCTCAGTGAAGTGCCGGAAGGATCGGTGGTGATTTTCAGCGCGCATGGCGTCGCGAAGTCGGTGTGGGCGGAGGCGAATCAGCGCCGGCTACACGTCATCGATGCCACTTGTCCGCTGGTCATCAAGGTTCACAATGAAGTGAATCGGGAATACACGCAGGGCTATGAGTTGATTCTCATCGGCCATGCCGGACACCCCGAGGTGATTGGGACGCTGGGGCAGATTCCCGATAAGTTCCACCTGGTCTCCTCGGTCCAAGACGTGGAGAAGCTCCATGTGGATAACACGCTGAATCTTTCCTATGTGACGCAGACGACGCTCAGCGTGGATGAGTGCCGGGACATCGTCGGCGCGCTCAATAAGCGGTTCCCGAACATCAAGGGCCCGCACCAGGAAGACATTTGCTACGCGACGCAAAACCGGCAAAATGCGGTGAAAGAATTATCCCGCTTGGTGGATGTCATCCTGGTCATTGGATCGCCGAATAGTTCGAACTCCAACCGCCTGCGCGAGTTAGGGGAGCAATGCGGGATCCCGTCCTATCTGATCGATTCCGCCAGTGATATTCACCCGGATTGGTTGAAGTCGGCCAAGGCGGTCGGGATCGCTGCCGGCGCATCAGCTCCGGAAGTCCTGGTGACGGAAGTCGTGGCGTTCCTCAAGAGCTCTGGCCCATCAGAGGTGGAAGAGCTGACCGTGATTGAAGAAGACGTCGAATTTCTCCTGCCCAAAGAACTCGTTCAGATCGAATCCGCCAGTAAGCCCGCTGCGGGCGCCGCCAGATAA